A window of the Phaseolus vulgaris cultivar G19833 chromosome 5, P. vulgaris v2.0, whole genome shotgun sequence genome harbors these coding sequences:
- the LOC137833881 gene encoding F-box/FBD/LRR-repeat protein At3g14710-like, translating into MDSCAVSMEAIAKELTRWQAKVEERDIISQIHESILGHILSFLPTMEAVRTSVLSKEWIDVWTSITNLEFNDSVLSSGKKMQKEQYVFFMNKILLHLANLSTQSFSLCLTSYHYEPSLVSAWISSILEKGIQKLHIQYSDKVHFPSYSLFSCNSLVELALQMTCTLSVPTFACLPNLQTLSISGIKLVSESPTYSKDLILSFPLLKVFEAKGCEWSTKQNLCIQAPLLEKCSISVWTSLSNESCKSSIKIVSPHLTDFSYEGDLEQEINLSNPSSVQTASVVIVIDEDRKENMGKLGFQLQKLLTQIREVERLKLLLYKVLGDAAGIFTRLPAFGMLTYLQLYEVTGEALLNILHNSPRLDTLVLQNGVFDFNKDALTSTSVPRCFLSSLKFFQFKGFNVLEHELLLAKFVMANAAVLEQMTICTAFWLQYSDIDMEKVKEQILSLPKCSSSLMIQFSQVNGS; encoded by the exons ATGGATTCATGTGCTGTAAGTATGGAGGCTATAGCAAAAGAGCTTACTAGATGGCAAGCAAAGGttgaagaaagagacataatAAGCCAAATACATGAAAGCATTCTTGGCCACATCTTGTCTTTCCTTCCAACAATGGAGGCAGTGCGCACCAGTGTGTTATCAAAAGAGTGGATTGATGTTTGGACATCCATCACCAATCTAGAGTTTAATGACAGTGTGCTTTCTTCTGGGAAGAAGATGCAAAAGGAACAATATGTGTTTTTTATGAACAAAATACTTCTTCACCTTGCCAATTTAAGCACCCAAAGTTTCTCTCTCTGTTTAACTTCTTATCATTATGAACCATCCCTGGTCAGTGCATGGATCTCCTCTATATTGGAAAAAGGAATCCAGAAGCTTCACATTCAGTATTCTGATAAAGTTCATTTTCCTTCCTATTCTCTCTTTAGTTGCAACTCTCTTGTAGAATTGGCTCTTCAAATGACTTGCACTCTCAGTGTTCCTACCTTTGCATGTCTCCCAAACCTTCAAACTCTTAGCATTTCTGGGATCAAGTTAGTGAGTGAATCCCCCACCTATTCAAAAGATCTTATTCTTAGCTTCCCACTTCTCAAAGTGTTTGAAGCAAAAGGGTGTGAGTGGTCAACTAAGCAGAATCTTTGTATTCAAGCACCTCTACTTGAAAAGTGTTCCATATCAGTATGGACCTCCCTGTCAAATGAATCATGCAAATCTTCCATCAAGATTGTCTCTCCCCATCTAACAGATTTCTCGTACGAGGGTGATCTTGAGCAGGAAATCAATCTATCAAATCCATCATCAGTTCAAACTGCTTCTGTAGTGATTGTCATTGATGAggatagaaaagaaaatatgggaAAACTTGGGTTTCAATTACAAAAACTTCTTACACAGATCCGTGAAGTGGAACGGTTAAAATTACTGTTGTACAAG GTTCTAGGAGATGCTGCTGGTATTTTCACCCGTCTACCAGCGTTTGGAATGTTGACATATCTGCAACTGTATGAAGTTACTGGTGAAGCTCTGTTGAACATACTCCACAATTCTCCTAGGCTTGATACTCTAGTTTTACAAAAT GGTGTATTTGACTTCAATAAAGATGCTTTGACTTCTACATCAGTGCCTCGATGCTTTCTGTCTAGCCTCAAATTTTTTCAGTTCAAAGGGTTTAATGTGCTTGAGCATGAGCTTCTTCTGGCAAAATTTGTGATGGCAAATGCAGCAGTCTTGGAGCAAATGACTATTTGTACTGCTTTTTGGCTGCAGTATTCAGATATTGATATGGAGAAAGTTAAGGAACAGATACTATCTTTGCCAAAGTGTTCCAGCTCTCTAATGATACAATTTTCTCAGGTCAATGGTTCCTGA
- the LOC137833954 gene encoding uncharacterized protein, with protein MADAPEKNNANKAEHEGGGAKKTYSPYDLNASDNPGNIITQVQLRGENYDEWARAVKISLCARRKWGFIDGTHIQPEDEAPDLEDWWTVQSMIVSWILNTIEPSLRSTVAYAETAHNLWEDIKERFLVVNGPRIQQLRSDLSRCKQEGMVVTTYFGKLKVLWDELANSDKIPSCTCGGCKCGIGAQLEKRREEEKVHQLLMGLDDASYGTVRSNILASDPLPSLKRVYVMLVQEERVRMMAKSTEERGLVVGLAMQANYKEKGRGDMVEKLMTCSHCGKNGHDMKGCFQLIGYPEWWGDRPKSEGKWNGRGRQGMRNKGNPTRANVAHASGSNNQANNDDKKLEMAGNNGTAIQCFKGYLNQCFHMKDLGRLKYFLGVEVARSPNGIFLCQRKYALDIITEVGLLGVKPATTPCEENHKLSSATGSFLSDPATYRRLVGSVQALSQFMQNPRSEHWQAALRVVRYLKGHPGQGILLPRENNLQLFGWCDSDWASCPLTQKSLTGWFIQLGTSPISWKTQKQQTYQSPRGPHPPWTDQSSSTTPARVQCQLCFKYGHTALTCWSRSDIKGPSQISANATFFPSSSNLDHSEPYILGTPSTVQDPLWYPDTGATHYITHDPFVFSSTNTYTGIEFVQLGNGSGMPIRDFGSAFLSSSNSSHSFKIHNLLHVPSVNKNLISVSQFARDNGVFFEFFADHCFVKNQVTRETLLQGKIHDGLYVFPHLQRSMPPSVHMHPTVHTASTSTLLNNYDIWHQRLGHASSRVFKLFAEKQIGFSIKALQSDNAKEFLALTKTLRCFGIDHRLTCPHTHQQNGSVERKHRHIVETGLALLASASLPLTYWAEAFTSAVHIINILPILVLNDLSPYETLFSIKPDYKFLKVFGCACCALITNTNLVFIPPYVSNPFLRHSTSDIFVSSTAPLTVVSIPHATTPAPHTPIPTSPRLTESRLPSVPSHVFPTEPPPAPTTNTHPMLTRAKAGISKPKLFHTSISHCISEPSNYKQAMANPLWFRAMQTEYDALLHNNRWTLTSLPPNANLVGCKWVFKRKFNADGSLERHKARLVAKGFHQREGLDFSDTFSPVYSSGRPSKTASMWSSAMIAEPVAVRESTTFLISRR; from the exons ATGGCAGATGCACCAGAAAAGAATAATGCCAACAAAGCAGAGCACGAAGGAGGAGGTGCTAAGAAGACCTACTCGCCATATGATCTCAACGCGAGTGACAATCCCGGAAACATAATCACGCAAGTCCAATTGCGCGGAGAAAATTACGACGAATGGGCAAGAGCAGTAAAGATCTCGCTTTGTGCCCGGAGAAAATGGGGCTTCATTGATGGAACACATATccaaccagaggatgaggcacccgaccttgaagattggtggaccgtgcagtccatgattgtctcttggattctaaacaccattgaaccaagcttacgatccacagtagcatatgctgagactgcacataacttgtgggaagacattaaagaaagattcttggtcgtgaatggacctagaattcaacaactaaggtcggacttgtcaagatgcaagcaggagggaatggtggtgacaacttactttggaaaattgaaggtcctttgggatgagcttgctaacagtgacaaaattccatcttgtacgtgtggtggatgcaagtgtgggattggtgctcagttggaaaaacgaagggaggaggagaaggttcATCAACTCCTTATGGGGTTGGATGACGCAAGCTACGGGACAGTAAGATCAAACATTCTGGCCTCAGACCCATTGCCGTCTCTGAAGCGCGTATATGTTAtgttggtacaagaagaaagagtgagaatgatggccaaatcaacggaagaaagggggttggtcgtgggtctcgcgatgcaggccaactacaaagaaaaagggcGTGGAGATATGGTAGAAAAATTAATGACGTGCAGTCATTGCGGTAAAAATGGTCACGACATGAAGGGATGCTTCCAATTGATCGGATATCCCGAATGGTGGGGTGACAGACCAAAAAGTGAAGGCAAATGGAACGGCAGAGGACGTCAAGGGATGCGAAACAAAGGTAACCCGACACGTGCAAATGTGGCACACGCTAGTGGaagcaacaatcaagccaacaatgacgacaagaaacttgagatggcag GGAATAATGGTACTGCCATCCAATGTTTTAAAGGCTACTTAAATCAATGCTTTCATATGAAAGATTTAGGCCGCCTCAAGTACTTCCTGGGGGTTGAAGTTGCTCGCTCCCCCAACGGAATCTTCCTTTGTCAGAGGAAATATGCCTTAGATATCATTACTGAAGTCGGATTGTTGGGTGTGAAGCCCGCCACTACACCATgtgaagaaaatcacaaattgagctccgctactggttcttttctttctgaccCGGCTACTTATCGTAGACTTGTTGGGAG TGTCCAAGCTTTAtctcaatttatgcaaaatccacGCTCCGAGCATTGGCAAGCTGCTCTTCGTGTTGTTCGATATTTAAAGGGGCATCCTGGACAAGGAATACTCCTACCTCGAGAGAACAACTTACAACTCTTTGGGTGGTGTGATTCTGATTGGGCAAGTTGTCCACTGACACAGAAATCTCTCACCGGATGGTTTATTCAACTCGGCACTTCCCCAATCTCTTGGAAAACCCAGAAACAACAAACG TATCAATCTCCTCGTGGCCCACACCCTCCCTGGACTGATCAATCTTCTTCCACCACTCCTGCTCGAGTCCAATGTCAGCTCTGCTTCAAATATGGTCACACGGCTCTCACTTGTTGGAGTCGTTCTGATATCAAGGGGCCTTCACAGATTTCTGCTAATGCAACCTTCTTTCCGTCGTCTTCAAATCTTGATCATTCTGAACCTTACATCTTGGGCACTCCTTCAACTGTTCAAGATCCCTTGTGGTATCCCGACACTGGTGCCACCCATTACATAACCCATGACCCTTTTGTTTTCTCCTCCACCAACACGTACACTGGTATTGAATTTGTTCAACTCGGTAATGGTTCAGGTATGCCCATTCGTGACTTTGGATCtgcctttctttcttcttccaaCTCCTCTCACTCTTTCAAAATACACAATCTTCTTCATGTGCCTTCTGTTAATAAAAATCTTATCAGTGTCTCACAGTTTGCCCGTGATAATGGGGTGTTTTTTGAATTCTTTGCTGATCACTGTTTTGTCAAAAATCAGGTTACAAGAGAGACTCTTCTCCAAGGAAAAATTCATGATGGTCTTTATGTTTTTCCACATTTACAACGATCTATGCCACCCTCTGTTCATATGCACCCTACTGTTCATACTGCTTCTACTAGTACTTTGCTGAACAATTATGATATTTGGCACCAACGTCTTGGACATGCTTCATCTCGTGTT TTTAAATTGTTTGCTGAAAAACAAATTGGGTTTTCTATCAAAGCTCTTCAAAGTGATAATGCAAAAGAATTTCTTGCTTTAACAAAGACATTGCGTTGTTTTGGTATTGATCACCGTCTAACTTGTCCACACACACACCAACAAAATGGTTCTGTAGAAAGAAAACATCGTCACATTGTTGAAACTGGTCTTGCTCTTCTTGCTAGTGCTTCTCTTCCTCTCACTTATTGGGCTGAAGCGTTTACCTCTGCTGTTCACATTATCAACATTTTACCTATTCTTGTTTTAAATGATCTTAGTCCCTATGAAACGCTTTTCTCTATTAAACCTGACTATAAGTTTCTTAAAGTTTTTGGGTGTGCCTGTTGCGCCCTTATAACCAACACAAATTTGGTTTTCATTCCTCCTTATGTCT CTAACCCTTTTCTTCGTCATTCCACTTCTGatatttttgtttcttctaCTGCACCTCTCACTGTTGTTTCCATTCCCCATGCCACTACTCCCGCTCCTCATACCCCCATCCCCACTTCCCCACGTCTCACGGAGTCTCGTCTACCTTCGGTTCCATCTCATGTCTTCCCTACCGAGCCTCCTCCTGCACCAACTACTAACACTCATCCCATGCTCACTCGTGCCAAAGCAGGTATTTCCAAACCTAAATTATTTCATACCTCCATTTCTCATTGTATTTCTGAACCTTCTAATTATAAACAAGCCATGGCTAATCCACTTTGGTTTCGTGCCATGCAAACTGAGTATGATGCTCTCCTTCACAACAACAGGTGGACATTGACTTCGTTGCCTCCCAACGCTAATCTGGTTGGATGCAAGTGGGTTTTCAAGAGAAAGTTCAACGCTGATGGTTCTCTTGAACGACACAAAGCCCGTCTTGTCGCCAAAGGATTCCACCAACGTGAAGGCCTTGACTTTTCTGACACCTTCAGTCCGGTATACTCTTCCGGAAGACCATCCAAGACAGCATCGATGTGGTCTTCAGCCATGATAGCAGAACCAGTGGCAGTGAGAGAGTCTACCACTTTCTTGATATCAAGAAGGTAG
- the LOC137833955 gene encoding uncharacterized protein → MKRSKEKACLFAAVSPMVFTRIMSLKLAKEIWDYLKAEYEGDERIRRMQVLNLIREFELHRMKESESVKEYSDRLLSIANKVRLLGSVLKDSRVVEKLLVTVIERFEATITTLENTKDLSKISLAELLNALQAQEERRATRQDGAIEGALTTKHKGHPPFKCWRRPDGKCNKCNQLGHEAVICRNQSEQQDVNQSEQQDVDAQMANEEEDVLFVATGFSNNISSASWLIDSGCTNYMTYDKKLFKELKSSKISRVEIGHGGHISVKGIGTIVLATHSGTKTITDVLYVPNIDQNLLSVGQLLQKGFKVLFEDNHCLTKDATGQDLFKVQMRGKSFSLDLFQEEPTGQGLLKMQKSEMEDDPPIKGNRLLSDIYHRCNIALCEPADHKEPVDHKEVINDPKSKKAMEEEVYMIEKNKTQKLVDIPRDRKVHQMDVKSTFLNEFLEEEIFVEQPKGFIVEGKKDKVYKLSKAIYGLKEVPITWYNRIDDYLISLGFGKSLLESAPYVKSKGVEWRLSKVRMKKNADSFTKPLPANKFEFSRQKIGICSSKNQGVLEILFFNYI, encoded by the exons atgaaaagatcAAAGGAAAAAGCATGTCTATTTGCAGCTGTATCTCCTATGGTATTCACAAGGATAATGTCCTTGAAATTAGCAAAAGAAATTTGGGATTACCTCAAGGCCGAATATGAAGGTGATGAGAGGATTCGTCGTATGCAAGTGCTGAATCTAATCAGGGAGTTTGAACTGCATAGAATGAAGGAGTCAGAATCCGTAAAAGAGTACTCTGATAGACTTCTAAGCATTGCCAACAAAGTGAGGTTGCTTGGATCTGTGTTAAAAGATTCCAGAGTTGTGGAAAAACTACTTGTAACAGTTATAGAGAGGTTTGAAGCCACCATAACAACCCTAGAGAACACAAAGGACCTATcaaaaatttctcttgcagAGCTCTTAAATGCTTTACAAGCACAGGAAGAAAGAAGAGCCACGAGACAAGATGGAGCAATAGAAGGAGCCTTAACAACCAAACATAAAG GCCATCCACCGTTTAAGTGCTGGAGAAGACCTGATGGTAAGTgcaacaagtgcaatcaacttgggCATGAAGCAgtcatttgtagaaaccaaagtgAGCAACAAGATGTAAACCAAAGTGAGCAACAAGATGTAGATGCTCAAATGGCAAATGAAGAGGAGGATGTACTTTTCGTTGCAACTGGTTTCTCCAACAATATTTCAAGTGCATCGTGGCTAATTGATAGTGGATGCACAAATTACATGACTTATGACAAAAAACTTTTCAAAGAGTTGAAGTCTTCAAAAATTTCAAGGGTCGAGATAGGCCATGGGGGTCACATTTCAGTAAAAGGAATAGGAACCATTGTTTTAGCAACACATTCAGGTACTAAAACTATTACTGATGTGTTATATGTACCTAACATAGACCAAAATTTATTGAGTGTTGGTCAGTTGCTACAAAAAGGCTTCAAGGTGTTGTTTGAAGATAACCACTGTTTGACCAAGGATGCTACAGGACAAGATTTGTTCAAGGTACAAATGAGAGGCAAAAGTTTCTCATTAGATCTATTTCAGGAGGAGCCGACTGGTCAAGGGCTTCTCAAGATGCAAAAATCTGAAATGGAAGATGATCCACCAATTAAAGGCAATCGATTACTCTCTGACATATATCATAGATGTAACATTGCATTATGTGAACCTGCTGATCACAAAGAACCTGTTGATCACAAAGAAGTTATCAATGACCCAAAGTCGAAAAAGGCAATGGAGGAAGAGGTGTATATGATTGAGAAGAACAAAACTCAGAAGCTTGTTGACATACCTCGAGATAGAAAGGTacatcaaatggatgtgaagtcAACATTCCTAAATGAATTTCTTGAAGAGGAAATTTTTGTTGAGCAACCTAAAGGTTTCATTGTGGAAGGAAAAAAAGACAAAGTTTATAAGTTGTCTAAAGCTATTTATGGCTTAAAAGAGGTTCCCATAACGTGGTATAACCGAATTGATGATTATCTTATAAGCTTAGGCTTTGGCAAAAGTCTTTTAGAATCTGCACCTTATGTCAAATCAAAAGGTGTTGAATGGAGATTAAGCAAAGTGAGGATGAAAAAAAATGCAGATTCGTTTACCAAGCCACTTCCCGCCAACAAGTTTGAGTTCTCAAGACAGAAGATTGGAATTTGCAGTTCAAAAAATCAAGGAGTGttggaaattttgttttttaactaCATATAA